From a single Jatrophihabitans sp. genomic region:
- a CDS encoding glycosyltransferase, giving the protein MTNARLSDVDISLVIPAKDEVKTIAPLVGEIVTAMQQRPEFSYEIVFVDDGSTDGTWDSIEAVAAVDPRVRALRFRSNFGKAAALAAGFAEARGAIIITMDADMQDDPNELPRMLATLESGYDLVTGYKRDRKDPLGKRLPSKLFNRATGVVTGLKLNDHNSGLRVARKEIYDVVPLYGELHRYVPALAHANGFRVTEIPVNHRPRLHGVSKYGLERYARGALDLLTVVSITRYGRRPSHLLGGLGLIFGVIGSLILTYLFAVWLFTDNVIGTRPLLQLGILLEMLAVQLIGMGLLAELIIHRTDRNFDTSTPLRSRTGAIPGVPAAPTVPAVGSDVETAVLGTPDGAGVPAATTVPIAGGATSMPTPASATETTVLNPLAPTDPALARPRAN; this is encoded by the coding sequence GTGACCAACGCACGCCTGTCCGACGTGGACATCTCCCTTGTCATACCAGCCAAGGACGAGGTCAAGACGATCGCTCCGCTGGTCGGCGAGATCGTGACCGCGATGCAGCAGCGGCCGGAGTTCAGCTACGAGATCGTCTTCGTCGACGACGGCAGCACTGACGGCACCTGGGACTCGATCGAGGCCGTCGCGGCCGTCGACCCGCGGGTGCGGGCCCTGCGGTTCCGCAGCAACTTCGGCAAGGCAGCCGCGCTGGCGGCCGGTTTCGCCGAGGCGCGCGGCGCGATCATCATCACGATGGACGCCGACATGCAGGACGACCCGAACGAGCTGCCCCGGATGCTGGCCACCCTGGAGAGCGGCTACGACCTGGTCACCGGCTACAAGCGCGACCGCAAGGACCCGCTGGGCAAGCGGCTGCCGTCCAAGCTGTTCAACCGCGCCACCGGCGTGGTCACCGGCCTGAAGCTCAACGACCACAACAGCGGCCTGCGGGTGGCCCGCAAAGAGATCTACGACGTGGTGCCGCTGTACGGCGAGTTGCACCGCTACGTCCCGGCGCTGGCGCACGCCAACGGCTTCCGGGTCACCGAGATCCCGGTGAACCACCGGCCGCGGCTGCACGGGGTGTCCAAGTACGGCCTGGAGCGCTACGCCCGCGGCGCGCTGGACCTGCTCACCGTGGTCTCCATCACCCGTTACGGCCGGCGTCCCTCGCACCTGCTGGGCGGGCTGGGCCTGATCTTCGGCGTGATCGGATCGCTGATCCTGACCTACCTGTTCGCCGTCTGGCTGTTCACCGACAACGTCATCGGCACCCGGCCGCTGCTGCAGTTGGGCATCCTGCTCGAGATGCTGGCCGTCCAGTTGATCGGCATGGGACTGCTGGCCGAGCTGATCATCCATCGGACAGATCGCAACTTCGACACCTCGACGCCTTTGCGCAGCAGAACCGGTGCTATCCCCGGCGTGCCAGCGGCGCCGACGGTGCCGGCGGTCGGCAGCGACGTCGAGACCGCGGTGTTGGGCACCCCTGACGGCGCCGGCGTCCCCGCGGCCACCACTGTCCCGATAGCCGGTGGCGCCACCTCGATGCCGACGCCGGCGAGCGCGACCGAGACCACCGTGCTGAACCCGCTCGCCCCGACCGATCCCGCGCTGGCCCGGCCCCGGGCGAACTGA
- a CDS encoding AAA family ATPase: MIGQIGVRHWRAYEDLDLRLTHPVTFFVAPNGVGKSSLVEAVRWCLLGIPDGRAAVRAIRSGHESASVQLGLALPGHPDVQVSRTLRRNGATAFSATVDGHPVDERGYLRMLAKAWSADRGLIDAIVFGPPSAGRATGFPVRDHLAQVFGVQTLLNAADQLAERRQALAAQIKSLRADVEATDEAFAAATQAVADLEAELEATSAQRQRLAEQIAALELPARLAARWEQYRVDAAAYNAKATALAEQMADAIEVGERDLLTAIDESQHEVAAALADNAAATSAAEVRVAQSASAAQLLAGASGQCPTCLRPLSEHEREAALDVHGRVGGDMDADIQRHREEARRLRTRLTAISRFTAALSKLRPPAEPEEPDPGPPAAVELAEARRRGGELAERHGAITARLLAARQRLTDLDAAAADQASLAAASREDLVLQVSQNSMTALADRYLTERINPLATEISHRWKLLFGAEGLRFGTHGQLTFSDGGVDLLLEDLSGAERATALLVTRLLLAASATRATTIWFDEPLEHLDPARRAAVAQTLVRAAQTGAIGQILVTTYEEGLARRLQATAPDVVSLTYAHTTTR, encoded by the coding sequence GTGATCGGCCAGATCGGCGTGCGGCACTGGCGGGCCTATGAGGACCTGGACCTGCGGCTGACCCACCCGGTGACGTTCTTCGTCGCGCCCAACGGCGTCGGCAAGTCCTCCCTGGTCGAGGCCGTCCGCTGGTGCCTGCTGGGCATCCCCGACGGCCGCGCGGCGGTCCGGGCGATCCGCAGCGGGCACGAGTCGGCCTCGGTCCAGCTCGGCCTTGCCCTGCCCGGCCATCCCGACGTCCAGGTCAGCAGGACGCTTCGCCGCAATGGCGCCACCGCGTTCTCGGCGACCGTCGACGGACACCCGGTCGACGAGCGCGGCTATCTGAGGATGCTGGCCAAGGCGTGGTCGGCTGACCGCGGCCTGATCGACGCGATCGTGTTCGGCCCGCCCTCGGCCGGCCGGGCCACCGGCTTTCCGGTGCGTGACCATCTGGCCCAGGTGTTCGGGGTGCAGACGCTGCTGAACGCGGCCGACCAGCTGGCCGAGCGCCGCCAGGCGCTGGCGGCTCAGATCAAGTCGTTGCGCGCTGACGTCGAGGCGACCGACGAGGCCTTCGCGGCCGCGACGCAGGCCGTGGCAGACCTCGAAGCCGAACTGGAGGCGACGTCGGCGCAGCGGCAACGCCTGGCTGAGCAGATCGCCGCCCTCGAACTCCCCGCGCGGCTGGCCGCCCGCTGGGAGCAGTACCGGGTTGACGCCGCCGCCTACAACGCCAAAGCCACCGCGCTGGCCGAGCAGATGGCCGACGCCATCGAGGTGGGCGAGCGCGACCTGCTGACAGCCATCGACGAGAGCCAGCACGAGGTGGCCGCCGCGCTGGCCGACAACGCTGCCGCGACCTCGGCGGCAGAGGTCCGGGTCGCGCAGTCGGCGTCAGCCGCTCAGCTGCTGGCAGGCGCCTCGGGCCAGTGCCCCACCTGCCTGCGCCCGCTGAGCGAGCATGAGCGCGAGGCCGCCCTCGACGTCCACGGCCGGGTCGGCGGCGACATGGACGCCGACATCCAGCGCCACCGGGAGGAAGCCCGGCGACTGCGCACCCGCCTCACCGCGATCTCCCGGTTCACCGCCGCCCTCAGCAAGCTGCGCCCGCCCGCGGAGCCCGAGGAGCCCGATCCCGGCCCTCCGGCCGCCGTCGAACTGGCCGAGGCCCGGCGCCGGGGCGGCGAGCTCGCCGAGCGGCACGGCGCGATCACCGCCCGGCTGCTGGCCGCCCGGCAGCGGCTCACCGACCTGGACGCCGCTGCCGCCGATCAGGCCTCGCTCGCCGCGGCCTCGCGTGAGGACCTGGTTCTTCAAGTGAGCCAGAACAGCATGACGGCGCTGGCCGACCGCTACCTGACCGAGCGCATCAACCCGCTGGCGACCGAGATCAGCCACCGGTGGAAGCTGCTGTTCGGCGCCGAGGGACTGCGATTCGGCACCCACGGGCAGTTGACGTTCAGCGACGGCGGCGTCGACCTGCTGCTGGAGGACCTCAGCGGCGCCGAACGCGCCACCGCCCTGCTGGTGACCCGCCTGCTACTGGCCGCGTCGGCGACCCGCGCCACGACGATCTGGTTCGACGAGCCCCTTGAGCACCTGGACCCGGCCCGGCGGGCTGCGGTCGCCCAGACCCTGGTGCGCGCCGCGCAGACCGGCGCGATCGGCCAGATCCTGGTCACCACCTACGAAGAGGGCCTGGCCCGTCGGCTGCAGGCGACCGCGCCCGACGTCGTGTCGCTGACGTACGCCCATACCACGACGCGCTGA
- a CDS encoding multiubiquitin domain-containing protein — MTRSISDADVTDLGRPNGNPHRLHAVYVYDVDGTIYEYDQPVITGAQIMFAAGLDPQQGLIHILSDGSRVTITAAETVNLSAGAHFKRRPRFKRG, encoded by the coding sequence ATGACCCGTTCGATTTCCGACGCCGACGTGACGGACCTGGGACGGCCTAACGGCAACCCGCATCGCCTGCACGCCGTGTACGTCTACGACGTCGACGGAACCATTTACGAGTACGACCAGCCCGTGATCACCGGCGCCCAGATCATGTTCGCGGCCGGCCTTGACCCGCAGCAGGGGCTGATCCACATCCTGAGCGACGGGTCCCGGGTCACCATCACCGCGGCCGAGACGGTCAACCTCTCCGCCGGGGCCCACTTCAAGCGCCGCCCCCGGTTCAAGCGGGGCTGA
- a CDS encoding E2/UBC family protein — protein MSIPADLRRRLALESPYLRQAFPTASLDVEALVVTVADYSLPPGWSHQRTEVLFAVPANYPAGQPENICARPDLTLVDGGVPGNSQGVQTHAGRPWLQLSYHVNPADWRPKADPAAGSNLTEYLTGALTRFDEAS, from the coding sequence ATGTCGATTCCGGCCGACCTGCGGCGGCGCCTGGCGCTGGAGAGCCCATACCTGCGCCAGGCGTTTCCCACCGCCTCGCTCGACGTCGAAGCCCTCGTCGTCACCGTCGCCGACTACTCGCTGCCGCCCGGCTGGTCCCATCAGCGCACCGAGGTGCTGTTCGCCGTCCCGGCCAACTACCCCGCCGGTCAGCCGGAGAACATCTGCGCGCGGCCGGACCTGACACTGGTCGACGGCGGCGTGCCGGGCAACAGCCAGGGCGTCCAGACCCACGCGGGCAGGCCGTGGCTGCAGCTGTCCTACCACGTCAATCCCGCCGACTGGCGGCCCAAGGCCGACCCGGCGGCGGGCAGCAATTTGACCGAGTACCTCACCGGGGCGCTCACCCGATTCGATGAAGCGAGCTGA
- a CDS encoding ThiF family adenylyltransferase: MSTLKFTDPHQWDRLEQHLAAANGERFAFAYTRMLSDSGAGPVLEVVGITLISDADTTRGIDGWYLSDPAVDRVHNHALATGCGIVEFHNHRHGPPGFSHTDEDTLAPTVSYCLDLLDGVPYAAAVWADGAVHAEWWRLGLDGGVERGQFSTVTVLGDQLRVLNAAPAAEERLARQLPLLGTRAQAAISALRVAVVGAGGTGSHVAQSLAYLGFRHVLVMDDDLVEISNLNRMVTAGYADIGHRKTQATRTRMRAINPLIEVSVAGGVTVAGEHPELDDVDLIIGCVDDDGPRNRLNVIAARTRTPYIDIATGVDDTVEPFALGGRVIFTTPDGPCLSCLGELDAAEIARWAKPAHQQGLDRQHGYGTGSKSPSVVFLNGLTVNAALSELAAWLSGARVPARWLDVDLIGDPTRPGTQVAPRQVAGPDPGCITCASRSRFARVRS, from the coding sequence GTGAGCACACTGAAGTTCACCGACCCGCACCAGTGGGACCGCCTCGAGCAGCACCTGGCCGCGGCCAACGGTGAGCGATTCGCCTTCGCCTACACCCGCATGCTCAGCGACTCCGGCGCCGGCCCGGTGCTCGAGGTCGTCGGGATCACGCTGATCTCCGACGCCGACACCACCCGCGGCATCGACGGCTGGTACCTGTCCGACCCTGCCGTGGACCGGGTCCACAACCATGCCCTGGCCACCGGTTGCGGCATCGTGGAGTTCCACAACCACCGGCACGGGCCGCCGGGCTTCTCCCACACCGATGAGGACACCCTCGCCCCGACGGTCAGCTACTGCCTGGACCTGCTCGACGGCGTGCCCTACGCGGCGGCGGTCTGGGCCGACGGCGCGGTCCACGCCGAGTGGTGGCGCCTGGGCCTGGACGGCGGCGTCGAACGCGGCCAGTTCAGCACGGTGACCGTCCTCGGCGACCAGTTGCGCGTGCTCAACGCCGCGCCCGCCGCCGAGGAGCGGCTGGCCCGGCAGCTGCCGCTGCTCGGCACCCGGGCCCAGGCCGCGATCAGCGCCCTGCGGGTGGCTGTGGTGGGCGCCGGCGGCACCGGCTCGCACGTGGCCCAGTCGCTGGCCTACCTGGGCTTTCGCCACGTCCTGGTCATGGACGACGACCTGGTGGAGATCAGCAATCTCAACCGGATGGTCACCGCCGGCTACGCCGACATCGGCCACCGCAAGACCCAGGCGACCCGCACGCGGATGCGCGCCATCAACCCGCTGATCGAGGTGTCGGTCGCCGGCGGGGTCACCGTCGCCGGGGAGCATCCCGAACTCGACGACGTCGATCTGATCATCGGCTGCGTGGACGACGACGGCCCGCGCAACCGGCTCAACGTGATCGCCGCCCGCACCCGGACGCCCTACATCGACATCGCGACCGGGGTCGATGACACGGTCGAGCCGTTCGCGCTGGGGGGCCGGGTCATCTTCACCACGCCCGACGGTCCGTGCCTGAGCTGCCTCGGCGAGCTGGACGCGGCCGAGATCGCCCGCTGGGCCAAGCCGGCCCACCAGCAGGGCCTGGACCGCCAGCACGGGTACGGCACCGGCAGCAAGAGCCCGTCGGTGGTGTTCCTCAACGGCCTGACGGTCAACGCCGCGCTGTCGGAGCTGGCCGCTTGGCTGTCGGGCGCGCGGGTGCCGGCGCGGTGGCTGGACGTGGACCTGATCGGGGACCCGACCCGGCCAGGCACCCAGGTGGCCCCGCGCCAGGTCGCCGGCCCAGACCCTGGATGCATCACCTGCGCCAGCCGAAGCCGCTTCGCCCGTGTCCGGTCATGA
- a CDS encoding ATP-binding protein gives MTAARLTEIQLHAFKSYKGERLPLDAVTVLTGRNSSGKSNALDAIEVLSRLAGGEDLADALDGRRRTGGPVRGGSAGCAPHGMNRFRLGCLVAQGQDVYRFSVTVQVRPELRILQESLWGPGPALESGYIEDRPLLWSRPVKKDSTGLVAEVFNGKRGNNPTMQFRDSRLLVTQLPLRFVATSLADEAVLKGAQAVIGALRAVFHFDPVPHFMRDYVPARNAELTRNGDNISAAIARLRREDPDTFTELEELVRNVADDGIKSVTVTSSDLGDVMLALREGTKRGDLTPAREMSDGLLRFMAIATALLTSNKGLDIDSGLVLNKLPVTVLMVIEELENGLHPSQAGRVLELIQQTSQESGTSMLVTTHSPALLNAMTGQLNRSIFVCFRDPKSRASKISRITDLPGYAGTIASGRIGDLVSLGRLTEPQSRTPDDDAFDRLLGIS, from the coding sequence ATGACCGCAGCGCGTCTGACCGAAATACAACTGCATGCCTTCAAGTCGTACAAAGGCGAAAGGCTTCCCCTTGACGCTGTCACGGTTCTCACTGGCCGAAACAGTTCAGGTAAGTCAAATGCGTTAGATGCTATAGAGGTGTTGTCGCGGCTAGCCGGGGGCGAGGACCTCGCTGATGCATTAGATGGCAGAAGGCGAACGGGTGGACCGGTTCGAGGTGGGTCCGCAGGATGCGCCCCCCATGGGATGAACCGATTTCGCCTCGGGTGCTTGGTGGCCCAGGGGCAGGATGTGTATCGATTCAGCGTAACAGTACAAGTCCGACCAGAACTTCGGATCCTCCAAGAGTCGCTATGGGGTCCCGGGCCCGCGCTTGAGTCTGGATATATCGAGGATCGCCCACTGTTATGGTCCCGGCCCGTGAAGAAGGATTCGACGGGCTTGGTGGCCGAGGTGTTCAATGGTAAGCGCGGAAACAATCCAACTATGCAATTCCGAGATAGTCGACTGTTGGTAACACAATTACCCCTCCGATTTGTGGCTACCAGCCTAGCTGATGAAGCTGTGCTCAAAGGCGCTCAAGCCGTCATTGGGGCACTACGGGCAGTGTTCCACTTCGACCCGGTGCCTCATTTCATGCGCGATTACGTACCTGCTCGAAATGCAGAATTAACACGCAACGGAGACAATATATCCGCAGCAATAGCAAGGCTTCGTAGAGAAGACCCGGATACTTTTACGGAGCTAGAAGAATTGGTGCGGAATGTGGCAGATGATGGTATCAAGAGCGTCACTGTAACTTCATCAGACTTGGGTGATGTGATGCTGGCTCTTCGAGAAGGTACAAAGCGGGGAGACCTTACGCCAGCTCGGGAGATGAGCGACGGGTTATTGCGGTTCATGGCGATTGCTACAGCACTCTTAACATCCAACAAGGGTTTGGATATCGACTCGGGGTTAGTGCTAAATAAGTTACCAGTCACAGTGTTGATGGTTATCGAGGAATTAGAAAATGGCTTACACCCGTCTCAAGCCGGACGTGTGTTGGAGCTCATCCAGCAGACAAGTCAGGAATCGGGTACTAGCATGCTGGTGACGACTCATAGCCCGGCTCTATTGAATGCTATGACTGGCCAGTTGAACCGGAGCATTTTCGTGTGCTTCCGAGATCCAAAGTCTCGGGCAAGTAAAATCTCTCGGATAACTGATCTGCCGGGTTATGCCGGGACGATAGCATCCGGTCGAATCGGTGACCTCGTATCCCTGGGGCGTTTGACGGAACCTCAATCGCGAACTCCTGATGATGATGCCTTCGATCGACTGTTAGGAATTAGTTGA
- a CDS encoding class I SAM-dependent methyltransferase, producing the protein MSELTTSTESMPEHPASEATTPEPTAAEIAAETATAPPPSAHERAAMTPGPAAAETATTTAASTTSIEAPPTTAANDHYSKSANAEIWWNAHFEQAAGQVLDFFAGDGISLEGKSVADIGCGDGIIDLGVAVRAKPDRLVGFDILSHDVEELRERAATYAGLEKLPDNLYFCVSDTTRLPAEDDEFDYVISWSAFEHIADPVAILREIRRILRPHGVLFIQLWPFYHSAHGTHLVDWYPEGFAQFRHSHEQILRTVRSSGEQQMASDMIEAYRTLNGITADGLQDALRQAGFRIVKVALDSEAVHIPVEASHLPLSQVAISGIKLLAIADDHWAESAPQFTNAPPPVVAIQPKDSAESDEPGADQDEPAADPGHAEPTEQPDEETEPESGSPS; encoded by the coding sequence ATGTCAGAGCTCACGACCTCGACCGAGTCGATGCCCGAACACCCGGCCTCCGAAGCGACGACACCAGAACCGACAGCCGCCGAGATCGCGGCCGAGACGGCGACAGCCCCGCCACCGTCCGCGCACGAGCGGGCGGCGATGACGCCGGGGCCGGCAGCGGCCGAGACGGCGACCACCACGGCAGCCTCGACCACGTCTATCGAGGCGCCGCCCACGACAGCCGCCAACGACCACTACTCGAAGTCGGCCAACGCCGAGATCTGGTGGAACGCCCACTTCGAGCAGGCGGCCGGGCAGGTTCTGGACTTCTTCGCCGGCGACGGCATCTCACTGGAAGGCAAGTCGGTCGCCGACATCGGCTGCGGCGACGGCATCATCGACCTCGGCGTCGCCGTGCGCGCCAAGCCCGACCGGCTGGTGGGCTTCGACATCCTGTCCCACGACGTCGAGGAGCTGCGGGAACGGGCCGCGACGTACGCCGGCCTGGAGAAGCTGCCCGACAACCTGTACTTCTGCGTCAGCGACACCACCCGGCTGCCCGCCGAGGACGACGAGTTCGACTACGTGATCAGCTGGTCGGCCTTCGAGCACATCGCCGACCCGGTCGCGATCCTGCGTGAGATCCGCCGGATCCTGCGCCCGCACGGCGTGCTGTTCATCCAGTTGTGGCCGTTCTACCACTCCGCGCACGGCACCCACCTCGTCGACTGGTACCCCGAGGGCTTCGCGCAGTTCCGGCACAGCCACGAGCAGATCCTGCGCACGGTCCGCTCCAGCGGCGAGCAGCAGATGGCCAGCGACATGATCGAGGCCTACCGGACCCTCAACGGCATTACCGCCGACGGCCTGCAGGACGCCCTGCGCCAGGCCGGGTTCCGGATCGTCAAAGTGGCGCTGGACTCCGAGGCGGTGCATATCCCGGTCGAGGCCTCGCACCTGCCGCTGTCACAGGTGGCCATCAGCGGCATCAAGCTGCTGGCCATCGCCGATGACCACTGGGCTGAGTCGGCGCCCCAATTCACCAACGCGCCCCCACCCGTTGTCGCGATCCAGCCCAAGGACTCCGCCGAGTCCGACGAGCCCGGCGCCGATCAGGACGAGCCGGCAGCCGATCCCGGACACGCCGAGCCGACCGAGCAGCCGGACGAGGAGACCGAGCCCGAGTCGGGCTCTCCTAGCTAA
- the ribA gene encoding GTP cyclohydrolase II, whose amino-acid sequence MVELTQTPLAQAEIASFGPDIDGEHVAVLLGDWMGQDAPLVRIHSECLTGDVFGSARCDCGPQLREALALMAAEGGIVLYLRQEGRGIGLYNKLDAYRLQDRGLDTYEANRALNRAEDERDFGVAAAMLLALGVRKCRLLTNNPQKHRQLQERGIEVVERQATGVYVSGANRTYLEAKVAHAHHDMVMPSVMSATEINEETT is encoded by the coding sequence GTGGTCGAACTGACCCAAACCCCTCTGGCTCAGGCTGAAATCGCGTCCTTCGGTCCTGACATCGACGGCGAACACGTCGCGGTTCTGCTCGGTGACTGGATGGGTCAGGATGCTCCGCTCGTGCGCATCCACTCGGAGTGCCTGACCGGGGACGTCTTCGGTTCGGCGCGCTGCGACTGCGGGCCCCAGCTGCGAGAGGCGCTGGCGTTGATGGCCGCCGAGGGTGGCATCGTCCTCTACCTGCGCCAAGAGGGCCGCGGAATCGGCTTGTACAACAAGCTGGACGCCTATCGCCTACAAGACCGGGGACTCGACACCTACGAGGCGAACCGCGCGCTCAACCGGGCAGAGGACGAGCGGGATTTCGGGGTGGCCGCGGCCATGCTGCTGGCCCTGGGTGTCCGCAAGTGCCGTCTGCTCACCAACAACCCGCAGAAGCATCGACAGTTGCAGGAACGGGGCATCGAGGTCGTCGAGCGGCAGGCGACGGGCGTGTACGTCAGCGGCGCCAACCGGACCTACCTCGAGGCCAAGGTGGCCCACGCCCACCACGACATGGTCATGCCGTCGGTCATGTCGGCGACCGAGATAAACGAGGAGACGACATGA
- a CDS encoding WD40 repeat domain-containing protein, producing the protein MTGKLGIAHRSPISGVACWRDRYVATAGYDNQVILWEAETGVPLARVLHDHLANQCAFSPDGRWLVSSSSDYSARLWSVPDLRLHAVMDAHEDDVEMSVFHPTRELIATASRDHLVRVFDYRGNVVASLAGHTADVISVEWSADGAELISSSDDGTIKRWSVAHGTLLSDIDMDQVETDTIVLSADGTIYAGNDAGEVVTVRPDGSRTVTMAHDAGVKRLVLGSAQGLLVSLSYDRTARLWNVTGDEIVAVSDTSIPEDVWARSCAFGAGTTLVFGTFGSRYRTFDYATGKWDEAPIAPTFGVNAAIAYGDAGEALAIGDAGITWIDSERGRQEVAQMGSLCNFLTPVEDLVLTGGQLGRVFDALTGRVLHQHRSPLNCGTAFDRADGRYAVVGAYTGEGLLFRVEGDRAEHVQDLPLLQNAIKGVAAGENLLFAVCADYSVTWWDLASMTEVRTLRMAHDRIVNGCVSLGGDRFASVSRDMTLRIWEPDGQSRVVPTPHKNSVKCVSANADGSIIATGSYGGAVALYDAVNDRWYPTLRPTTSGISTLAYDPAANTFLASSYDGTVYRLTP; encoded by the coding sequence ATGACAGGCAAGCTCGGAATCGCCCACCGCAGTCCCATCAGCGGCGTCGCGTGCTGGCGCGACCGCTACGTCGCCACGGCCGGTTACGACAACCAGGTAATCCTGTGGGAGGCCGAGACCGGCGTGCCGCTGGCCCGCGTCCTGCACGACCATCTCGCCAACCAGTGCGCGTTCAGTCCGGACGGACGCTGGCTGGTCTCCTCCTCCAGTGATTACAGCGCGCGGTTGTGGTCCGTGCCCGACCTGCGCCTGCACGCGGTCATGGACGCCCACGAGGACGACGTCGAGATGTCGGTGTTCCATCCGACCCGCGAGCTGATCGCCACGGCCAGTCGCGACCATCTCGTCCGGGTATTCGACTACCGCGGCAACGTGGTGGCCTCGCTTGCCGGCCACACCGCTGATGTCATCTCCGTGGAGTGGTCTGCCGACGGCGCCGAGCTGATCTCCTCCAGCGATGACGGGACTATCAAGCGCTGGAGCGTGGCTCACGGCACGCTGCTCAGCGACATCGACATGGACCAGGTGGAGACCGACACGATCGTGCTCTCCGCAGACGGCACCATCTACGCCGGCAACGACGCCGGCGAGGTCGTCACGGTCCGTCCGGACGGCTCTCGCACCGTCACGATGGCACACGACGCCGGCGTCAAACGTTTGGTGCTCGGCAGCGCCCAGGGCCTGTTGGTGAGCCTGAGCTATGACCGCACGGCCCGTCTCTGGAACGTCACCGGCGATGAGATCGTCGCGGTGAGCGACACCTCGATCCCCGAGGACGTCTGGGCGCGCTCCTGCGCCTTCGGCGCCGGCACGACGCTGGTGTTCGGAACGTTCGGCAGCCGTTACCGGACCTTCGACTACGCCACCGGCAAGTGGGACGAGGCCCCGATAGCGCCGACCTTCGGCGTGAACGCCGCGATTGCCTACGGCGACGCCGGCGAGGCGCTGGCCATCGGTGACGCCGGCATCACCTGGATCGACAGCGAGCGCGGTCGCCAGGAGGTCGCCCAGATGGGCAGCCTCTGCAACTTCCTCACTCCCGTCGAAGACCTCGTCCTGACCGGCGGCCAGCTCGGAAGAGTCTTCGACGCGCTGACCGGCAGGGTCTTGCACCAGCATCGCTCGCCGCTCAACTGCGGCACGGCCTTCGACCGCGCCGACGGCCGCTACGCGGTGGTCGGCGCCTACACCGGCGAGGGCCTGCTGTTTCGGGTCGAGGGTGACCGCGCCGAGCACGTTCAGGACCTGCCCTTGTTGCAGAACGCGATCAAGGGGGTCGCGGCCGGCGAGAACCTGCTCTTCGCGGTGTGCGCCGACTACAGCGTGACCTGGTGGGATCTGGCCTCTATGACCGAGGTTCGCACCTTGCGCATGGCTCACGACCGCATCGTCAACGGCTGTGTCAGCCTCGGTGGTGACCGGTTCGCCAGCGTCAGCCGCGACATGACCCTGCGCATCTGGGAACCGGACGGGCAGAGCCGCGTGGTGCCCACGCCGCACAAGAACTCGGTCAAGTGCGTGTCGGCCAACGCCGACGGCAGCATCATCGCGACCGGTAGTTACGGTGGCGCGGTCGCCCTCTATGACGCTGTCAACGACCGCTGGTACCCGACGCTGCGGCCCACGACGAGTGGAATCTCCACGCTCGCCTACGACCCGGCAGCCAACACGTTCCTCGCGAGCTCCTACGACGGAACGGTCTATCGCCTCACGCCGTGA
- a CDS encoding MerR family transcriptional regulator has product MELLSVGDVAAQLGVSPSTVRMWGRRYGLVASARSEGGHRRYTSADVERLHHMHAAVISGETPAAAAALVLAGKQRHDDATDWPVTAGTSRYGGGFVLALPGAGRTAQGIGRAASRLDEIGAREMTLQALHELKTTRTWNQVLRPVLVATGVHWQHTGTGIEIEHLLTQAITAAFATYVSQLPEPAQDRPVVLAGGPREDHVLTLLAVRGALAERGVPVRTLGARTPTQALTSTATRIRAAAVFIWATKPANASEQEIRELSENHRGLTVVLGGAGWRQSSIGSGTVCTSLEQAADLLDQSWRRKVRKGLSENPSLS; this is encoded by the coding sequence GTGGAGTTGCTCTCAGTCGGAGATGTGGCAGCCCAGCTCGGGGTTTCCCCATCGACGGTCCGGATGTGGGGACGACGCTATGGCCTTGTCGCTTCAGCCCGGTCTGAGGGCGGCCATCGGCGCTACACCAGCGCGGATGTGGAACGGCTGCACCACATGCACGCGGCGGTGATCTCCGGCGAGACCCCGGCGGCCGCAGCGGCTCTGGTGCTCGCCGGCAAGCAGCGCCACGATGACGCTACGGATTGGCCGGTGACGGCAGGGACTTCACGCTACGGCGGCGGTTTCGTGCTCGCGCTTCCCGGCGCCGGGCGCACTGCCCAGGGCATCGGACGGGCAGCCTCCCGCCTGGATGAGATAGGCGCCAGGGAAATGACCCTGCAGGCACTGCATGAGCTCAAGACGACGCGGACCTGGAACCAGGTGTTGCGGCCGGTGCTGGTCGCCACAGGAGTGCACTGGCAGCACACCGGAACGGGCATCGAGATCGAGCATCTGCTGACCCAGGCCATCACCGCGGCTTTCGCCACCTATGTCAGCCAACTCCCTGAACCTGCACAAGATCGGCCGGTGGTACTGGCCGGCGGTCCTCGGGAAGACCACGTGCTGACCCTGCTCGCGGTCCGCGGCGCCCTCGCAGAACGCGGCGTGCCGGTCCGAACGCTCGGTGCGCGCACCCCGACGCAGGCGCTGACCAGCACTGCGACCCGCATCCGAGCGGCTGCGGTCTTCATCTGGGCGACCAAGCCGGCCAATGCGTCGGAACAGGAGATTCGTGAGTTGAGTGAGAATCATCGCGGACTCACGGTGGTGCTCGGGGGCGCCGGCTGGCGACAGTCCTCGATCGGCAGCGGCACTGTGTGCACAAGCCTGGAACAGGCCGCTGACCTTCTCGACCAGTCGTGGCGCCGCAAGGTTCGAAAGGGCTTGTCCGAAAATCCGTCACTCTCCTGA